Part of the Arthrobacter globiformis genome is shown below.
GTGTGAGGACTCCGCCGGCGGCTCCTACGATTGGTTCGACGATGACTGCCGCGACTGTGCCAGGGTCCTCGTTCTGAATGGCATCTTCGAAGGCCTTCGCAGCCCGCCCAGCGTACGCTTCCTCGCTCTCGCCTGGCAGGGCGAAGCGGTAGGCGTAGGCCGGCGGGGCGAAGGAGAACGCATGGAGCAAGGATCCGTAGTCGGGGCGGCGTGCTGCATGCCCGGACATCGACAGGGCCCCCATTGTCATGCCGTGATAGCTGATGCTCCTGCCAAGGATTTTGACTTTGCCTGGGAGCCCTCTTTCCCGCCAGTAGCTCACTGCCGTGCGGATGGCGTATTCGGATGCTTCGGACCCGCTATTGACGAAAAACGCCATATCGAGGTCCCCGGGAGCAATGTTGGTGAGCCGGCGGGCAAGTTCTTCAGCGGGCAGGTTGGTGAACTGGGTTCTATACGTAAAAGCCACGCGGCGGCACTGTTCTTTCACCGCCTCAGCAATCTCCTCCACGCCGTGGCCAATGCTGGCGGTCATGGCGCCGCTTGAACCATCCAGGTACTGGCGCCCTTCCGTGTCATACAGGAAGACGCCTTCGCCGTAGGCAACTGTCGGGTAATTCTTGTCGATGATTTGCTTCAACAATGCGCTGTCGGAAATGGGAAGCTCCTAAATATCGGCAGCTGCTCTCGCAGCTCACTAACTGCAGTGACGGGTGGGGAAATCTCTCAAAGATCCTTTTGTCCATGGGCGCGAGTGGCCGGCCGCGCTTTTGCGCGACCGGACACCGTTACCGTCGCCTCCACGAGGGCTTGCGCGAGGGCAGCTATATAGACAGATTTTTCTTAGCTCGCTGCAGATCTTTCCTCGCTGCTGGAACCTGCCGGGATCAGTGCGGCATACGTCGCCGGCCGCTTGGATCGCATAACCAGCGCGGTAGTCACGCCTCCCAGGAAGAGTGCAGCCATGAGCGCCAACAGTATTCCCGCCGCCAAGTCGCCGCCGACGAGAAGCCCGAAGTTCTGTAGGACCAGAAAGACAATCCCCCCGAGTCCGAGAAGGGCAAGCGCGGGGGCCAGCAACGTTCCCCAGACCTTCTTGTTGTGTGCATTCCTCCGGAAGAACACGATCACCGCGAGTGACGTGAGAGCCATCAGAACAACGATTCCCAATGTGGCCGAGCCTGAGAACCAGGTGTAGGCCTGCGTTACCGGGTCGAGCCCAATGATCGCCTCGACACCAAGCAGTGCTATCGCAACTACGGAGACGATCAAGGCCGCCCTGGACGGAGCGTGGTGACGTGGGTGGATTGCACCAAGTCCAGACGGAAGAACACCTTGCGTACCAAGGGTAAAGAGGTACCGGGTCAGTACGTTCTGGAAGGTGAGGATACAGGCGAAAAGGCTGGTGATGAGGAAAACCTGGAGCAGGGTGGCAAGGAGCGGGGACACGTACTGTCCAGCGAGCCCTACCACAATGCTGGTGGGATCATTCGTTGCGATTTCGACGATCTGGCTGCTTCCGACTCCCGCCTGCAGTGCCCAGGCAGTGAAAGTGTAGAAGATGCCTACGCCGATAACGGCGATATAGGTTGCCCGGGGGATAGTGCGGTCGGGGTCGCGTGCTTCGTTCCGGAAGACGGCGGTGGCCTCAAAGCCGATGAATGAGAAGAAGGCAAACATGACGCCCAGAGGCGGGACACCTTCACCCA
Proteins encoded:
- a CDS encoding APC family permease — protein: MATKDVKFEPVDAGPNGILSPDRLLSRGLGVRSIVFMVVAGAAPMTAVVAGWPVVVSASGSTGGPLFFLIATAILFLFAVGFTRMTPFVKNAGAFYSYIQTGLGRGVGMGAATFALGTYLLLFLALCSYLGSAAQTTIHDLGGPDLPWWLCSLVLMATCGALAYRDVELSAKVLGVVLVIETVVLLAVNIGVVVHGGAEGLSGDSLSPARLGEGVPPLGVMFAFFSFIGFEATAVFRNEARDPDRTIPRATYIAVIGVGIFYTFTAWALQAGVGSSQIVEIATNDPTSIVVGLAGQYVSPLLATLLQVFLITSLFACILTFQNVLTRYLFTLGTQGVLPSGLGAIHPRHHAPSRAALIVSVVAIALLGVEAIIGLDPVTQAYTWFSGSATLGIVVLMALTSLAVIVFFRRNAHNKKVWGTLLAPALALLGLGGIVFLVLQNFGLLVGGDLAAGILLALMAALFLGGVTTALVMRSKRPATYAALIPAGSSSEERSAAS